Proteins from a single region of Streptomyces sp. Tu 3180:
- the lgt gene encoding prolipoprotein diacylglyceryl transferase yields MELAYIPSPSSGVLYLGPVPLRGYAFCIIIGVFVAVWLGNKRWIARGGRAGTVADIAVWAVPFGLVGGRLYHVITDYQLYFSEGRDWVDAFKIWEGGLGIWGAIAFGALGAWIGCRRRGIPLPAYADAVAPGIAFAQAIGRWGNWFNQELYGRATDLPWAVEITSSADGRVPGTYHPTFLYESLWCVGVALLVIWADRRFGLGHGRAFALYVAAYCVGRFWIEYMRVDEAHHVLGMRLNNWTSVVVFLLAVLYIVLSARKRPGRETTVEPGAPGGEAGAGEAGDAEKDAAEKNDTENTAESATQDTAEKKDADSPGAGDGAAAEEAPGDAGSPEDPKVAENSEDSEDSEDSRDGAGSAKKS; encoded by the coding sequence ATGGAACTTGCCTACATTCCCAGCCCGTCGAGCGGGGTGCTGTACCTCGGCCCCGTTCCGCTGCGCGGCTACGCGTTCTGCATCATCATCGGCGTCTTCGTAGCCGTCTGGCTCGGCAACAAGCGCTGGATCGCCCGGGGCGGGCGGGCCGGCACGGTGGCCGACATCGCCGTCTGGGCCGTGCCGTTCGGCCTCGTCGGCGGCAGGCTCTACCACGTGATCACGGACTACCAGCTGTACTTCAGCGAGGGCCGCGACTGGGTGGACGCCTTCAAGATCTGGGAGGGCGGCCTCGGCATCTGGGGCGCGATCGCGTTCGGTGCCCTGGGCGCGTGGATCGGCTGCCGGCGCCGGGGCATCCCGCTGCCCGCCTACGCCGACGCCGTCGCGCCGGGCATCGCCTTCGCCCAGGCGATCGGACGCTGGGGCAACTGGTTCAACCAGGAGCTGTACGGGCGGGCCACGGACCTGCCGTGGGCGGTGGAGATCACCTCCTCCGCCGACGGGCGGGTCCCGGGCACGTACCACCCGACGTTCCTGTACGAGTCGCTGTGGTGCGTCGGCGTGGCGCTGCTGGTGATCTGGGCGGACCGCCGCTTCGGGCTCGGCCACGGACGGGCGTTCGCACTGTACGTCGCCGCGTACTGCGTGGGCCGGTTCTGGATCGAGTACATGCGCGTCGACGAGGCCCACCACGTCCTGGGCATGCGGCTGAACAACTGGACCTCGGTCGTCGTGTTCCTGCTCGCGGTGCTGTACATCGTGCTGTCGGCGAGGAAGCGGCCGGGGCGCGAGACGACGGTGGAGCCGGGAGCCCCCGGTGGCGAGGCCGGTGCCGGCGAGGCCGGGGACGCGGAGAAGGACGCCGCGGAGAAGAACGACACGGAGAACACCGCGGAGAGCGCCACGCAGGACACCGCGGAGAAGAAGGACGCGGACTCGCCGGGCGCCGGGGACGGCGCCGCGGCGGAGGAGGCCCCCGGTGATGCCGGGAGCCCCGAGGACCCCAAGGTCGCCGAGAACTCCGAGGACTCCGAGGACTCCGAGGACTCCAGGGACGGGGCCGGTTCGGCGAAGAAGAGCTGA
- a CDS encoding TIGR02234 family membrane protein, giving the protein MEYVTAVPHPRTEAAGSARAGRLSLAAALLCGALGAAVALLASRQQWSEGTATVAGGAFPLTAKGSDVTGVPAALAVVGLAALVAVFAVRRAGRLAVAALLTLTGAGTVTAALAGASDSAALDEKAAQASGDTSATVEALTHTAWPYAAAVGGLLLLLAGLLALRYGRLWPAMSGRYERNGAPRERRKAPAVDPDRPEDLWKALDRGEDPTGA; this is encoded by the coding sequence GTGGAGTACGTGACTGCCGTACCTCACCCCCGTACCGAGGCCGCCGGCTCCGCCCGGGCCGGCCGCCTCAGCCTCGCCGCCGCCCTGCTGTGCGGCGCCCTGGGCGCGGCCGTGGCCCTGCTCGCCAGCCGGCAGCAGTGGTCGGAGGGCACCGCGACCGTGGCCGGCGGCGCCTTCCCCCTGACCGCCAAGGGCAGCGACGTCACCGGCGTCCCCGCCGCCCTGGCCGTCGTGGGCCTGGCCGCGCTGGTCGCCGTCTTCGCCGTCCGCCGTGCCGGACGCCTCGCCGTCGCCGCGCTGCTCACCCTCACCGGGGCGGGCACCGTCACGGCGGCCCTGGCCGGAGCCTCGGACAGCGCCGCGCTCGACGAGAAGGCCGCACAGGCCTCCGGCGACACCTCCGCCACGGTGGAGGCCCTCACCCACACCGCGTGGCCCTACGCCGCGGCCGTGGGCGGCCTGCTGCTCCTGCTGGCCGGGCTGCTCGCGCTGCGCTACGGCCGGCTGTGGCCCGCCATGTCCGGCCGCTACGAACGCAACGGCGCCCCGCGGGAGCGCCGCAAGGCCCCCGCCGTGGACCCCGACCGCCCCGAGGACCTCTGGAAGGCCCTCGACCGCGGCGAGGACCCGACCGGCGCCTGA
- the trpA gene encoding tryptophan synthase subunit alpha translates to MSGNIQLLTDTLAAARSEGRSALIAYLPAGFPTVDGGIEAVRAVLDAGADVVEVGLPHSDPVLDGPVIQTADDIALRGGVRIADVMRTVREAYEATGKPVLVMTYWNPIDRYGVERFTAELAEAGGAGCILPDLPVQESALWREHADKHGLATVFVVAPSSRDARLAEITAAGSGFVYAASLMGVTGTRESVSSQARDLVERTRATGTGLPVCVGLGVSTPAQAAEVAGFADGVIVGSAFVKRMLDAPDHAAGLEAVRALAGDLAKGVRGQA, encoded by the coding sequence GTGAGCGGCAACATCCAGTTGTTGACGGACACCCTCGCCGCGGCGAGGTCCGAGGGGCGCTCGGCGCTCATCGCCTACCTCCCGGCCGGGTTCCCGACCGTGGACGGCGGCATCGAGGCGGTCAGGGCCGTCCTCGACGCCGGCGCCGACGTCGTGGAGGTGGGTCTGCCGCACAGCGACCCCGTCCTCGACGGTCCCGTCATCCAGACCGCCGACGACATCGCCCTGCGCGGCGGCGTGCGGATCGCCGACGTGATGCGCACCGTCCGTGAGGCGTACGAGGCCACCGGGAAGCCGGTCCTCGTCATGACGTACTGGAACCCCATCGACCGTTACGGCGTCGAACGGTTCACCGCCGAACTCGCCGAGGCGGGCGGCGCCGGGTGCATCCTGCCCGACCTGCCCGTCCAGGAGTCCGCGCTGTGGCGGGAGCACGCCGACAAGCACGGCCTCGCCACGGTCTTCGTGGTCGCGCCCAGCAGCAGGGACGCGCGGCTCGCCGAGATCACCGCGGCCGGCAGCGGCTTCGTCTACGCCGCCTCCCTGATGGGCGTCACCGGCACCCGTGAGTCGGTCAGCTCGCAGGCCCGGGACCTGGTGGAACGCACCCGGGCCACCGGCACCGGGCTGCCGGTCTGCGTCGGGCTCGGCGTCTCCACCCCCGCCCAGGCCGCCGAGGTCGCCGGCTTCGCCGACGGTGTGATCGTCGGCTCGGCCTTCGTCAAGCGGATGCTGGACGCCCCCGACCACGCCGCCGGCCTCGAGGCCGTCCGCGCGCTCGCGGGCGACCTCGCCAAGGGTGTGCGCGGACAGGCGTAG
- the trpB gene encoding tryptophan synthase subunit beta, with product MPSQFFVPDPEGRLPSAEGYFGAFGGKFIPEALVAAVDEVAVEYDKAKADPEFARELDDLLVHYTGRPSALTEVPRFAEHAGGARIFLKREDLNHTGSHKINNVLGQALLTKRMGKTRVIAETGAGQHGVATATACALFGLDCTIYMGEIDTQRQALNVARMRMLGAEVIAVKSGSRTLKDAINEAFRDWVANVDRTHYLFGTVAGPHPFPAMVRDFHRVIGVEARRQLLERAGRLPDAAVACVGGGSNAIGLFHAFIPDEGVRLIGCEPAGHGVESGEHAATLTAGEPGVLHGSRSYVLQDDEGQITEPYSISAGLDYPGIGPEHAYLKDSGRGEYRAVTDDAAMQALRLLSRTEGIIPAIESAHALAGALEVGRELGGDGLIVVNLSGRGDKDMDTAARYFGLYDTDAEVAADEAGTTAEIEGDAK from the coding sequence ATGCCCAGCCAGTTCTTCGTCCCCGATCCGGAGGGCCGACTCCCCAGCGCCGAAGGCTACTTCGGCGCGTTCGGCGGCAAGTTCATCCCGGAGGCGCTCGTCGCCGCCGTGGACGAGGTCGCCGTCGAGTACGACAAGGCCAAGGCCGACCCCGAGTTCGCCCGCGAGCTCGACGACCTGCTCGTCCACTACACCGGCCGCCCGAGCGCCCTCACCGAGGTACCGCGGTTCGCCGAACACGCGGGCGGTGCCCGGATCTTCCTCAAGCGCGAGGACCTCAACCACACCGGGTCCCACAAGATCAACAACGTGCTGGGCCAGGCCCTGCTGACCAAGCGCATGGGCAAGACCCGCGTCATCGCCGAGACCGGCGCCGGCCAGCACGGCGTCGCCACCGCCACCGCCTGCGCCCTGTTCGGCCTCGACTGCACCATCTACATGGGCGAGATCGACACGCAGCGCCAGGCCCTCAACGTGGCCCGGATGCGCATGCTCGGCGCCGAGGTCATCGCCGTGAAGTCCGGCAGCCGCACCCTCAAGGACGCCATCAACGAGGCGTTCCGCGACTGGGTCGCCAACGTCGACCGCACCCACTACCTCTTCGGCACCGTCGCCGGGCCGCACCCCTTCCCGGCGATGGTCCGCGACTTCCACCGCGTCATCGGCGTCGAGGCCCGCCGCCAGCTGCTGGAGCGGGCCGGCCGGCTGCCCGACGCCGCCGTCGCCTGCGTCGGCGGCGGCTCCAACGCCATCGGCCTCTTCCACGCGTTCATCCCCGACGAGGGCGTCCGCCTCATCGGCTGCGAGCCCGCCGGACACGGCGTCGAGAGCGGCGAGCACGCGGCCACGCTGACCGCGGGCGAGCCCGGCGTCCTGCACGGCTCGCGCTCCTACGTCCTCCAGGACGACGAGGGCCAGATCACCGAGCCGTACTCCATCTCGGCGGGACTCGACTACCCGGGCATCGGGCCCGAGCACGCCTACCTCAAGGACTCCGGCCGCGGCGAGTACCGCGCGGTCACCGACGACGCCGCGATGCAGGCCCTGCGGCTGCTGTCGCGCACCGAGGGCATCATCCCGGCCATCGAGAGCGCCCACGCGCTCGCCGGCGCCCTGGAGGTCGGCAGGGAACTGGGCGGGGACGGGCTGATCGTCGTCAACCTGTCCGGCCGCGGCGACAAGGACATGGACACCGCCGCCCGCTACTTCGGGCTGTACGACACCGACGCCGAGGTCGCCGCCGACGAGGCCGGCACCACCGCCGAGATCGAGGGGGACGCCAAGTGA
- the trpC gene encoding indole-3-glycerol phosphate synthase TrpC yields MSVLDEIIDGVRADLAERQARVSLDELKERAAKAPAAKDGAAALRGDGVKVICEVKRSSPSKGALAAIADPAGLAADYEAGGAAVISVLTEQRRFGGSLADLEAVRARVDIPVLRKDFIVTSYQLWEARAYGADLALLIVAALDQPALESLIERAESIGLTPLVEVHDEDEVERAVDAGAKVIGVNARNLKTLEVDRGTFERVAPEIPAHLVKVAESGVRGPHDLIAYANAGADAVLVGESLVTGRDPKAAVSDLVAAGEHPALRHGRS; encoded by the coding sequence GTGAGTGTGCTCGACGAGATCATCGACGGAGTCCGTGCCGACCTCGCGGAGCGGCAGGCGCGCGTCAGCCTCGACGAGCTCAAGGAGCGCGCGGCGAAGGCTCCCGCGGCCAAGGACGGCGCGGCCGCCCTGCGCGGCGACGGCGTCAAGGTGATCTGCGAGGTCAAGCGCTCCAGCCCGTCCAAGGGCGCGCTCGCCGCGATCGCCGACCCGGCGGGACTCGCCGCCGACTACGAGGCGGGCGGCGCGGCCGTCATCTCCGTCCTCACCGAACAGCGCCGCTTCGGCGGCTCGCTGGCCGACCTGGAGGCGGTCCGCGCGCGCGTGGACATCCCCGTGCTGCGCAAGGACTTCATCGTCACCTCGTACCAGCTCTGGGAGGCCCGCGCGTACGGCGCCGACCTCGCGCTGCTGATCGTCGCCGCCCTCGACCAGCCGGCCCTGGAGTCGCTGATCGAGCGCGCCGAGTCCATCGGCCTCACCCCGCTCGTCGAGGTGCACGACGAGGACGAGGTCGAGCGGGCGGTGGACGCGGGCGCCAAGGTCATCGGCGTCAACGCGCGCAACCTCAAGACCCTCGAGGTCGACCGCGGCACCTTCGAGCGGGTCGCCCCCGAGATCCCCGCCCACCTGGTCAAGGTCGCCGAGTCCGGCGTCCGCGGCCCGCACGACCTCATCGCCTACGCCAACGCCGGCGCCGACGCGGTCCTGGTCGGCGAGTCCCTCGTCACCGGACGCGACCCGAAGGCGGCGGTCTCCGACCTGGTGGCGGCCGGCGAGCACCCCGCGCTGCGGCACGGGCGGAGCTGA
- a CDS encoding CoA transferase: MTGLRVLDLATLFAGPLAATLLGDFGAEVVKVEHPRKPDPCRGHGPSKDGVGLWWKVLGRNKRTITLDLSRPGGRATLLRLAGTADVIIENFRPGTLEKWDLGWPELSAVNPRLILVRVTGFGQFGPYAHRPGFGTLAEAMSGFAAITGEPDAPPTLPPFGLADSIAGLATAYAVMTALAGRDRTGEGQVVDMALIEPILTVLGPQPTWYDQLGHVQPRTGNRSQNNAPRGTYLTADGTWVAVSTSAQSVAERVMRLVGRPELIDEPWFATGADRARHADVLDEAVGGWIARHTRADVLAAFEKAEAAVAPVQDVRDVMADPQYRALDTITTVDDPELGPLRMQNVLFRLSGTPGAIRWAGRPHGADTEEVLTGLGLTPDDLAALRAEGAL; this comes from the coding sequence CTGACCGGCCTGCGCGTCCTGGACCTCGCCACCCTCTTCGCCGGACCCCTCGCCGCGACCCTGCTCGGCGACTTCGGCGCGGAGGTCGTCAAGGTCGAGCACCCGAGGAAACCCGACCCCTGCCGCGGCCACGGCCCGTCCAAGGACGGTGTCGGCCTCTGGTGGAAGGTGCTCGGCCGCAACAAGCGCACCATCACCCTGGACCTGTCCAGACCCGGCGGCCGGGCCACCCTCCTGCGCCTGGCCGGGACCGCCGACGTGATCATCGAGAACTTCCGCCCCGGCACCCTGGAGAAGTGGGACCTGGGCTGGCCCGAACTGTCCGCCGTCAACCCCCGCCTGATCCTGGTCCGGGTCACCGGCTTCGGGCAGTTCGGTCCGTACGCGCACCGCCCGGGCTTCGGCACCCTCGCCGAGGCGATGAGCGGCTTCGCGGCGATCACCGGCGAACCGGACGCCCCGCCGACGCTGCCGCCGTTCGGCCTGGCGGACTCCATCGCGGGCCTGGCCACGGCGTACGCGGTCATGACCGCGCTGGCCGGCCGCGACCGCACCGGCGAGGGCCAGGTCGTCGACATGGCGCTGATCGAGCCGATCCTCACCGTGCTCGGCCCCCAGCCGACCTGGTACGACCAGCTCGGTCACGTCCAGCCCCGCACCGGCAACCGCTCCCAGAACAACGCCCCCCGGGGCACCTACCTCACCGCCGACGGCACCTGGGTCGCCGTCTCCACCTCGGCCCAGTCGGTCGCCGAGCGCGTGATGCGCCTGGTGGGCAGGCCGGAGCTGATCGACGAGCCCTGGTTCGCCACCGGCGCGGACCGGGCCCGGCACGCGGACGTCCTGGACGAGGCGGTCGGCGGCTGGATCGCCCGGCACACCCGCGCCGACGTGCTCGCGGCCTTCGAGAAGGCGGAGGCCGCGGTCGCCCCCGTCCAGGACGTACGGGACGTGATGGCGGACCCGCAGTACCGGGCCCTGGACACGATCACCACGGTCGACGATCCCGAGCTGGGCCCGCTGCGCATGCAGAACGTCCTCTTCCGGCTCTCCGGCACCCCGGGCGCGATCCGCTGGGCCGGCCGCCCGCACGGCGCGGACACCGAGGAGGTCCTGACCGGGCTGGGCCTCACCCCGGACGACCTCGCGGCGCTGCGCGCGGAGGGCGCCCTGTGA
- a CDS encoding thioredoxin domain-containing protein has product MSEKNREGKRTARERLAVEREKQKAAEKRRRGLIVGASVVCVLGLAAVIGVVAANSGEDEGSDSAGPVVAPSGATGEGGTVIPVGEEDAKATLTVWEDFRCPACKAFEQAYGPTVQELAEAGRLKVEYHLVTLIDGGMGGTGSRNAANAAACAQDAGKFDAYHKVLFDNQPMESDDAFADNDRLIELAGKVDGLDTPAFRSCVEDGKHNSWVAKSHDAFQKGGFTGTPTVLFDGENIYQDRSMTPEKLKQMVQEANEG; this is encoded by the coding sequence GTGAGCGAGAAGAATCGTGAGGGAAAGCGCACCGCCCGGGAGCGGCTGGCGGTCGAGCGCGAGAAGCAGAAGGCGGCGGAGAAGCGGCGCCGCGGTCTGATCGTGGGCGCGAGCGTGGTCTGTGTCCTCGGGCTCGCGGCGGTGATCGGCGTCGTCGCCGCCAACTCCGGCGAGGACGAGGGGAGCGACTCGGCGGGCCCGGTCGTGGCGCCCTCGGGCGCGACGGGCGAGGGCGGCACCGTCATCCCGGTCGGCGAGGAGGACGCCAAGGCCACGCTCACGGTGTGGGAGGACTTCCGCTGCCCCGCCTGCAAGGCCTTCGAGCAGGCCTACGGCCCGACCGTCCAGGAGCTGGCCGAAGCGGGCCGGCTGAAGGTGGAGTACCACCTGGTCACCCTCATCGACGGCGGCATGGGCGGCACCGGCTCCCGCAACGCGGCCAACGCCGCCGCCTGCGCCCAGGACGCCGGGAAGTTCGACGCGTACCACAAGGTGCTGTTCGACAACCAGCCGATGGAGAGCGACGACGCCTTCGCCGACAACGACAGGCTCATCGAGCTGGCCGGCAAGGTCGACGGCCTGGACACCCCCGCCTTCCGCTCCTGCGTCGAGGACGGCAAGCACAACAGCTGGGTCGCCAAGTCCCACGACGCCTTCCAGAAGGGCGGCTTCACGGGCACGCCGACCGTCCTGTTCGACGGCGAGAACATCTACCAGGACCGCTCGATGACCCCGGAGAAGCTGAAGCAGATGGTGCAGGAGGCCAACGAGGGCTAG
- a CDS encoding DUF2752 domain-containing protein, whose amino-acid sequence MHGVNVPGAARGRAARLAAPAGVLAAVAGALAYVGTVDPNEPGHYPACPLLRLTGLYCPGCGGLRSAHAVVHGDLLTALQANAPAVLGYAGFAVLWTVWVVRAVRGKPLRVDPPPVLLWSLGALLLVFTVARNLPSGGWLHP is encoded by the coding sequence ATGCACGGTGTGAACGTCCCCGGAGCGGCCCGCGGCAGGGCGGCCCGGCTGGCCGCCCCCGCCGGGGTGCTCGCCGCCGTCGCCGGAGCCCTCGCCTACGTCGGGACCGTGGACCCCAACGAGCCCGGCCACTACCCGGCCTGCCCGCTGCTGCGCCTCACCGGCCTGTACTGCCCCGGCTGCGGCGGACTGCGCAGCGCGCACGCCGTCGTCCACGGCGACCTCCTCACCGCCCTCCAGGCCAACGCGCCGGCCGTCCTCGGCTACGCGGGCTTCGCCGTGCTGTGGACCGTATGGGTGGTCCGCGCGGTACGCGGGAAGCCGCTGCGGGTCGACCCGCCGCCGGTGCTCCTGTGGTCCCTGGGGGCGTTGCTGCTGGTCTTCACGGTTGCCCGGAACCTGCCGTCCGGTGGCTGGCTGCACCCGTGA
- a CDS encoding anthranilate synthase component I, giving the protein MDLETFRKLAADRRVIPVTRKLLADGDTPVALYRKLAAERPGTFLLESAENGRSWSRYSFVGVRSAATLTERGGRTHWQGTPPVGVPVDGDPLAALRATLEALHTPRDLAHDLGLPPFTGGMVGYLGYDIVRRLEKIGPGERDDLRLPELTMLLTSDLAVMDHWEGAVWLIANAINHNDLETGVDEAYADAVARLDAMEADLTRAVAQPPAVLPPSELPEYTALWGGPDFRRAVEDIKERIRAGEAFQVVPSQRFETPCTASALDVYRVLRATNPSPYMYLFRFPHEDGGAFDVVGSSPEALVKVEDGRAMVHPIAGTRHRGATPQEDQALADELLADPKERAEHLMLVDLGRNDLGRVCEPGSVEVVDFMSIERYSHVMHIVSTVTGRVAAGRTAFDVLTACFPAGTLSGAPKPRAMQIIDELEPSRRGLYGGCVGYLDFAGDSDTAIAIRTALLREGTAYVQAGAGIVADSDPVAEDTECRNKAAAVLRAVHTANRLGKP; this is encoded by the coding sequence ATGGACCTCGAGACGTTCCGCAAGCTCGCCGCCGACCGCCGGGTCATCCCGGTCACCCGCAAGCTGCTCGCCGACGGCGACACCCCGGTCGCGCTCTACCGCAAGCTCGCCGCCGAGCGCCCCGGCACCTTCCTGCTCGAGTCCGCGGAGAACGGACGCTCCTGGTCCCGTTACTCCTTCGTCGGCGTGCGCAGCGCCGCCACCCTCACCGAGCGCGGCGGGCGGACCCACTGGCAGGGCACCCCGCCCGTCGGCGTGCCCGTGGACGGCGACCCGCTCGCCGCGCTGCGCGCCACCCTCGAGGCCCTGCACACCCCGCGCGACCTCGCCCACGACCTCGGCCTGCCGCCCTTCACCGGCGGCATGGTCGGCTACCTCGGCTACGACATCGTGCGCCGTCTGGAGAAGATCGGCCCCGGCGAGCGGGACGATCTGCGGCTGCCCGAGCTGACCATGCTGCTCACCAGCGACCTGGCCGTCATGGACCACTGGGAGGGCGCCGTCTGGCTGATCGCCAACGCGATCAACCACAACGACCTGGAGACGGGCGTGGACGAGGCGTACGCCGACGCGGTGGCCCGCCTCGACGCCATGGAGGCCGACCTCACCCGCGCGGTGGCCCAGCCCCCGGCCGTGCTGCCGCCCTCCGAGCTGCCCGAGTACACCGCGCTGTGGGGCGGCCCCGACTTCCGGCGGGCCGTGGAGGACATCAAGGAACGCATCCGCGCGGGCGAGGCCTTCCAGGTCGTCCCCTCCCAGCGGTTCGAGACCCCGTGCACGGCGAGCGCCCTGGACGTCTACCGGGTCCTGCGCGCCACCAACCCCTCGCCGTACATGTACCTGTTCCGCTTCCCCCACGAGGACGGCGGGGCCTTCGACGTCGTCGGCTCCTCGCCCGAGGCCCTGGTGAAGGTCGAGGACGGGCGGGCCATGGTCCACCCCATCGCCGGCACCCGGCACCGCGGCGCCACCCCGCAGGAGGACCAGGCCCTCGCCGACGAACTGCTCGCCGACCCCAAGGAGCGCGCCGAGCACCTCATGCTCGTCGACCTGGGCCGCAACGACCTCGGGCGGGTCTGCGAGCCCGGCTCGGTCGAGGTCGTCGACTTCATGTCCATCGAGCGGTACTCGCACGTCATGCACATCGTCTCGACGGTCACCGGCCGGGTCGCGGCCGGCCGCACCGCCTTCGACGTGCTCACCGCCTGCTTCCCGGCCGGCACGCTCTCCGGCGCGCCCAAGCCCCGCGCGATGCAGATCATCGACGAACTCGAGCCGTCCCGGCGCGGACTGTACGGCGGCTGCGTCGGCTACCTCGACTTCGCCGGCGACTCCGACACCGCCATCGCCATCCGCACCGCGCTGCTGCGAGAGGGCACCGCGTACGTGCAGGCCGGCGCCGGAATCGTCGCCGACTCCGACCCGGTCGCCGAGGACACCGAGTGCCGCAACAAGGCGGCCGCGGTGCTGCGCGCCGTCCACACGGCGAACCGGCTGGGAAAGCCCTGA
- a CDS encoding CoA ester lyase, with amino-acid sequence MTGFPLTWLYVPGDRPAVVAKALASGADVVVIDLEDAVAPDRKDYARAATAELLRDPQPVPVHVRVNAPGGPWAEADLAAVVPAPGLSGLRLPKVTSPAEVVRVARRAVSARGGALPLYALLESALGVERAHAVATAHPSLRGIAIGEADLRADLGVRDDAGLDWSRSRVVVAARAAGLAPPVQCVHPDIRDLEGLIASCARGRALGFLGRAAIHPRQLPVIERAYLPGEEEIEQAETIVKAAATEQGAQALPDGRFIDAAVVAAARRTLSLARRT; translated from the coding sequence GTGACGGGGTTCCCGCTGACCTGGCTGTACGTCCCCGGGGACCGTCCCGCCGTGGTGGCGAAGGCGCTCGCCTCCGGCGCCGACGTGGTGGTGATCGACCTGGAGGACGCGGTCGCCCCGGACCGCAAGGACTACGCCCGCGCGGCCACCGCCGAGCTGCTGCGCGACCCGCAGCCGGTCCCGGTCCACGTCCGCGTCAACGCCCCGGGCGGCCCCTGGGCCGAGGCCGACCTCGCGGCCGTCGTCCCGGCCCCGGGCCTGTCCGGTCTGCGGCTGCCCAAGGTGACCTCCCCCGCCGAGGTCGTGCGCGTCGCGCGGCGCGCCGTGTCCGCGCGCGGCGGTGCGCTCCCCCTGTACGCCCTGCTGGAGTCGGCCCTCGGCGTCGAGCGGGCCCACGCCGTGGCCACCGCCCACCCCTCCCTGCGCGGCATCGCGATCGGCGAGGCGGACCTGCGGGCCGACCTGGGGGTGCGCGACGACGCGGGCCTCGACTGGTCCCGCTCCCGCGTGGTCGTGGCCGCGCGGGCGGCGGGCCTGGCTCCGCCCGTCCAGTGCGTCCACCCGGACATCCGCGACCTGGAGGGCCTCATCGCCTCCTGCGCCCGCGGCCGCGCCCTGGGCTTCCTGGGCCGCGCCGCGATCCACCCCCGTCAGCTGCCGGTCATCGAGCGGGCCTACCTCCCCGGCGAGGAGGAGATCGAGCAGGCGGAGACGATCGTCAAGGCGGCGGCGACCGAGCAGGGCGCCCAAGCCCTGCCCGACGGCAGGTTCATCGACGCGGCGGTGGTGGCGGCGGCCCGGCGGACCCTGTCCCTGGCCCGCAGGACCTGA
- a CDS encoding HGxxPAAW family protein, which yields MAGSSHGHTPAAWTGVIIAFIGFCVAGAFMVMAQPVGFWAGMGIVILGGVVGGIMRTMGMGQPKSNHPVHQLTGDREPARAEG from the coding sequence ATGGCGGGCAGCAGCCACGGTCACACCCCGGCCGCCTGGACCGGTGTCATCATCGCCTTCATCGGTTTCTGCGTCGCGGGCGCGTTCATGGTGATGGCCCAGCCCGTCGGCTTCTGGGCGGGCATGGGCATCGTGATCCTCGGCGGTGTCGTCGGCGGCATCATGCGCACGATGGGCATGGGCCAGCCGAAGAGCAACCACCCGGTGCACCAGCTCACCGGTGACCGCGAGCCGGCCCGCGCCGAGGGCTGA